One window of the Anticarsia gemmatalis isolate Benzon Research Colony breed Stoneville strain chromosome 21, ilAntGemm2 primary, whole genome shotgun sequence genome contains the following:
- the LOC142982391 gene encoding HEAT repeat-containing protein 5B isoform X2, which produces MEVSHSLTLNESALQQLPDDKKPHFIFEWLRFLDKVLVAAHKSDIKSCQQKLVAQLVNLLRENLGAPARRLLARNLATLFSVGDTFLLFDTVNKCNDIIKVKDDSPSYLPTRLAAICCLGSMYEKLGRMMGRSYEETVNTLVKSLKNAESQTRLEVMNTLEKICVGMGTAAPAAVREVWRAARNSLVSERAPAVRAAAAHTLRHLLPLMRLTVAELESVAAACLKAGHPSDYALRCAIAELFGAMIAITQAGELTNMNTKLKAQSVQQKKEPPKNVVSLDEALNLLMSAFLRGGTSFLKADIIKSGSGVNREVRVCVTHAYVVFVQNMGGVWLERNMTTFLNHVLDLVANPKAASSHVDAVYSRKCINFILRNTLGKMLGEKAQASACREIIQIVIKQMNSIDFNPENAKDCNQETLFSQHLLVCALMEAGELALQLGTSVQNLVSDTSLNMIDAICTVLEHPCVAARLAAAWCVRCVCVALPSQIAPLVDKCVDALDDNRPTPHHISGYSAALAAILGAVRLSPLGVPHGRGKVAFNAAEQLLRSAGQSSRLTAARTNAGWLIVGAICTLGVPVVRGLLPRMLLLWRNSFPRSVKELESEKSRGDAFTWQVTLEGRAGALSALHSLLIHCPSLVNNDDTAKRLTQPIDGAIAVLTNVSNVVRSYGGALKAPAALLRLRLYQACGALGGGAAPPAAPLLRLLAAELAGSADPSGANVATGTLRSAMHPRDTILLGEEGWIYDTDQADIEEQLISPLSASGSGALEHDPCCLYRGVTGAQPLGVAVIDASVMLFPQIFSRAANKHRQQMLEHFTESIKVCKGARQEAIQVNIYTAMLLALRTLAELKSSLGQEAVKNIAIELVINGLSANSPTVRAAAASCAGRLCGVMSEAESQALSEKVIALARTAVNRSVRAAAAAAVGAVQRARGATSSATALPVLRALAQDTAAVELQVWALHALSVLADASGPMFRGHVESTLNLALKLLFSAPPFQEDLHRSIGRLLSALITVVGPELQVVAVGRFVCACAALSECGGGARAEATGCLQQLQMFAPDHMNLHTLVPHLCRDLSHSDLTVRRAALCCLRQLSQKEAAEVCKYALMAKDHVPAKPYCGVVITETGLPGALFAFLDSERDPTALSYARDTLTCCLLAAATHRNVRDWLALAKRVLTIRLEDSNNPETDFDGEGDDDQAEFHAESDTTTHPAVQSRWPTRVFAMECIQKIMGACEATGDSAHFDLVKAKEKLQNNPDGDYLSLHLSDLVRMAFVGATGESDALRLCGLRTLQMIIQQYARAPEPDFPGHLLLEQYQAQVGAAVRPAFAGDTASHVTAAACDVCSAWIGCGVARDINDLRRVHQLLVSSLDKLNTKGNTTLIYNESMATLEKLSILKAWAEVYIVAMVSNNSAPGSYVKQLDTKPFNNKAELAKWRNQLLQNNNQIDNSEPQTPEDEEYGEFESKGESLLKLVEPELESLGENWIAALKDHALLSLPPEFASQLPHGGGAFYSAETAEASRQHYARAWPSLLYAASLRFNANIEQPNTTTSTDKTEGNLDNRSSKTENGNFEFFEPVDERFHLLFGICMEALCAQRDMSDENTISVLLSLCTLLDAPENRARLLKDRSLAIELCQIIHRTGLTQESIEALLLAADVLRLVIDGAREQLHASMQAKIKELAPNESTDGSTPQSVLEVVHTLGEGGPTGDLPPGKSVVFACLEACICLLVRRLPALSPKKHGGAVGVIGVPKGLGVHGDTLLVKSLSAMSELPSLTSPQGALSILPTILYLATEILRESKGSGAAAEAGVVLLQRASECRVVRLHEHTRQQHAQLLQSALAKLVERVKSDEPEQRIEPVIGARGMAVVLNRAAPAPPLHYPCINHFRQCLETSDNEVFASCCGVLRSVWSAAASPAAVSWWARGVAARVIARAAAARRPSDMSHTRAAMAAFAALDELVNAAPDSARIKMLWLLVPIVISYLREGPELTRAPPHVRALHEFALHWLTRVGPKHPQEFKTMMQQSSELRSKLENALKANQASARSGRASQTQRPVFDAKPAKPTIQLKTDFSDFR; this is translated from the exons ATGGAGGTGTCACATTCACTGACTCTGAACGAGTCTGCTCTGCAGCAGCTGCCTGATGATAAGAAACCACACTTTATATTTGAGTGGCTGAGATTTCTTGACAAAGTTCTTGTTGCTGCACATAAG TCTGACATCAAAAGCTGCCAGCAGAAGCTAGTAGCGCAACTAGTGAACCTCTTACGTGAGAACCTTGGGGCACCTGCAAGGAGGTTGCTAGCCAGGAACCTTGCAACATTGTTCTCAGTTGGAGATACCTTCCTGCTGTTTGATACTGTAAACAAGTGCAATGATATCATCAAAGTTAAGGATGATTCGCCTTCGTATTTGCCGACTAGATT GGCTGCCATATGCTGCTTGGGCAGTATGTACGAGAAACTGGGTAGGATGATGGGAAGGTCTTATGAGGAGACAGTGAACACCCTGGTCAAGTCCCTCAAGAATGCCGAGTCGCAGACGCGGCTTGAAGTCATGAATACTCTTGAAAAG ATCTGCGTAGGCATGGGTACAGCCGCGCCGGCCGCCGTCCGTGAAGTATGGCGTGCGGCCCGCAACTCGCTCGTGTCGGAGCGGGCCCCGGCTGTGAGAGCCGCAGCCGCACATACTCTTCGACATCTTCTACCATTGATGAGGCTCACGGTCGCTGAGCTAGAATCTGTTGCGGCCGCCTGTCTTAAGGCTGGACATCCCAGTGATTACGCGCTAAG ATGCGCTATAGCGGAGTTGTTCGGCGCGATGATTGCGATAACACAGGCCGGTGAACTGACGAATATGAATACTAAGCTGAAAGCACAGTCag TGCAACAAAAGAAAGAACCGCCTAAGAACGTGGTATCATTAGACGAAGCGTTAAACTTGTTAATGAGTGCGTTCCTTCGCGGCGGTACTTCGTTCCTTAAGGCTGACATCATCAAGTCAGGCTCTGGTGTCAACAGGGAAGTTCGTGTTTGTGTGACACAT GCGTACGTGGTATTCGTACAAAACATGGGCGGTGTATGGCTGGAACGCAATATGACTACATTCCTGAACCATGTGTTAGACCTAGTGGCTAATCCTAAGGCCGCTAGTTCACATGTCGACGCTGTTTATTCAAg GAAGTGTATAAACTTCATTCTACGCAACACGCTCGGCAAGATGTTGGGTGAGAAGGCGCAAGCGTCCGCGTGTCGCGAGATTATACAGATTGTTATCAAGCAGATGAACAGCATTGACTTCAACCCAGAGAACGCTAAGGATTGTAACCAG GAAACATTATTCAGTCAGCATCTGCTTGTCTGCGCATTGATGGAAGCTGGTGAATTAGCGCTGCAACTCGGCACGTCTGTACAAAACCTAGTGTCTGATACTTCTCTGAATATGATTGATGCTATTTGTACG GTGTTAGAGCACCCGTGTGTGGCAGCTCGTCTAGCGGCTGCGTGGTGCGTGCGGTGCGTGTGCGTGGCGTTGCCGTCGCAGATCGCGCCGCTCGTCGACAAGTGTGTGGACGCGCTCGATGATAACAGACCCACGCCACATCACATATCTG GTTATTCAGCAGCATTAGCAGCTATCCTCGGCGCGGTCCGTCTCTCCCCACTCGGCGTACCACACGGTCGAGGTAAAGTGGCATTCAACGCGGCGGAACAACTACTACGATCAGCCGGACAAAGCAGCAGACTCACTGCTGCGAGGACCAATGCTGGCTGGCTTATTGTTGGCGCTATTTGTACACTAG gtGTCCCTGTTGTTCGTGGCTTATTACCAAGAATGTTGTTACTATGGAGAAACAGCTTCCCACGTTCTGTCAAAGAACTAGAATCTGAGAAGTCTAGAGGAGACGCATTTACTTGGCAG gtgACATTAGAAGGTCGTGCCGGTGCTCTGTCAGCGCTTCACAGCTTGTTGATTCACTGTCCATCTTTAGTCAACAATGATGATACCGCTAAACGACTGACACAGCCCATTGATGGAGCTATTGCTGTTCTTACCAA TGTTAGCAACGTAGTCCGTTCATACGGTGGAGCCCTGAAAGCTCCAGCAGCATTACTCCGCCTCCGTTTGTACCAAGCGTGTGGCGCATTAGGAGGGGgagccgcgccgcccgccgcgccgctccTGCGCCTGTTGGCCGCCGAGCTGGCCGGCTCTGCTGACCCCAGTGGAGCCAATGTCGCTACAG GTACGCTTAGAAGCGCCATGCATCCGCGTGACACCATCTTACTCGGCGAGGAAGGATGGATATACGACACCGATCAGGCTGACATTGAGGAACAG TTGATCTCCCCGCTATCAGCGAGTGGTTCGGGCGCGCTGGAGCACGACCCGTGCTGCCTGTACCGCGGCGTGACGGGCGCGCAGCCGCTCGGCGTCGCCGTCATCGACGCCTCCGTCATGCTGTTCCCGCAGATATTCTCTAGAGCTGCCAATAAACATAG acAACAGATGCTGGAACACTTCACGGAAAGTATCAAAGTATGCAAGGGCGCTCGTCAAGAGGCGATACAAGTGAACATCTACACCGCCATGTTGTTGGCGCTCAGGACTCTAGCCGAACTTAAGAGCTCGCTCGGACAGGAGGCCGTGAAGAACATAGCCATCGAACTTGTTATT AACGGTCTATCAGCAAACAGCCCGACAGTCCGCGCAGCAGCCGCATCCTGCGCGGGTCGTCTGTGCGGCGTCATGTCGGAGGCGGAGAGTCAGGCGCTCAGCGAGAAGGTCATCGCGCTCGCCAGGACCGCCGTCAACAGGTCCgtgcgcgccgccgccgcggccgctGTGGGCGCCGTGCAGAGGGCGAGAGGTGCCACGTCCAGTGCTACAGCGCTCCCTGTGCTTAGGGCTTTGGCGCAGGATACTGCTGCCGTTGAGTTGCAG GTTTGGGCTCTCCACGCACTGTCAGTGCTGGCCGACGCTTCAGGTCCAATGTTCCGTGGCCATGTGGAGTCTACACTCAATCTAGCACTCAAGCTACTGTTCAGTGCTCCACCCTTCCAAGAAGATTTACACCGCAGTATCGGACGTCTGCTGTCTGCTTTGATCACGGTAGTCGGGCCTGAATTACAAG TGGTAGCAGTAGGTCGGTTCGTATGCGCGTGCGCAGCGCTAAGCgagtgcggcggcggcgctcgCGCTGAGGCTACAGGTTGTCTACAACAACTGCAGATGTTTGCGCCTGATCATATGAATCTACACACGCTAGTTCCGCATTTATGT cGCGATCTATCGCACTCAGACTTGACAGTTCGTCGTGCAGCTTTGTGTTGTCTCCGTCAACTGTCGCAGAAGGAAGCCGCCGAAGTGTGCAAGTACGCACTTATGGCTAAAGACCATGTACCCGCCAAACCTTATTGTG GTGTAGTAATAACCGAGACAGGTCTACCAGGCGCGTTATTCGCGTTCCTAGACAGTGAGCGAGATCCCACAGCGTTATCTTACGCCCGCGACACACTGACGTGCTGCCTGCTGGCGGCCGCCACACACCGCAATGTGAGGGACTGGCTGGCACTGGCTAAGAGAGTGCTTACTATCAGGCTTG AGGACAGCAACAACCCTGAGACAGACTTTGACGGTGAAGGAGATGATGACCAGGCGGAGTTCCACGCTGAATCTGACACGACCACTCATCCTGCTGTACAGTCCAGGTGGCCTACTAGG GTATTCGCTATGGAGTGCATACAGAAGATAATGGGTGCTTGTGAGGCAACCGGTGACAGTGCACACTTCGATCTAGTCAAAGCCAAGGAGAAGCTACAGAATAATCCTGATG GCGACTACCTCTCCCTGCATCTATCAGACTTGGTCCGTATGGCGTTTGTTGGCGCTACGGGCGAGTCCGACGCACTACGTCTATGTGGACTGCGTACATTACAGATGATCATACAGCAGTACGCCAGAGCACCCGAGCCTGACTTCCCCGGACATTTGCTGCTGGAACAGTATCAAGCTCAG GTTGGTGCGGCAGTCCGGCCTGCATTTGCCGGCGACACAGCTTCTCATGTCACCGCGGCAGCATGTGACGTATGTTCAGCTTGGATTGGCTGTGGAGTTGCTAGAGACATCAATGATCTTAGAAG GGTCCACCAACTACTAGTATCAAGTCTCGACAAATTAAACACGAAAGGCAACACCACCCTAATCTACAACGAGAGCATGGCAACACTAGAAAAGCTATCAATCTTGAAGGCATGGGCCGAAGTCTACATCGTCGCAATGGTCAGCAACAACAGCGCACCGGGCAGTTACGTTAAACAACTGGACACAAAACCTTTCAATAACAAAGCGGAATTAGCAAAATGGCGAAATCAGTTACTACAGAATAATAACCAGATTGATAATTCAGAGCCACAAACGCCTGAAGACGAAGAATATGGGGAGTTTGAGTCTAAAGGCGAGAGTTTGTTGAAGTTAGTTGAGCCCGAGTTGGAGAGCTTGGGAGAGAATTGGATTGCCGCGTTGAAGGATCATGCGCTTCTGAGTTTGCCGCCTG AATTCGCATCTCAACTCCCCCACGGCGGCGGTGCCTTCTATTCTGCGGAGACGGCTGAAGCGTCCCGACAACATTACGCAAGAGCCTGGCCATCGTTACTGTACGCCGCCTCGCTTAGGTTCAATGCTAATATTGAACAACCAAATACTACTACTAGTACAG ATAAAACTGAAGGCAATTTAGACAACCGATCTTCTAAAACTGAGAATGGAAACTTTGAATTTTTCGAGCCGGTTGATGAAAGATTCCATTTGTTATTCG GTATTTGTATGGAAGCGTTATGTGCTCAACGCGATATGAGTGATGAGAACACAATATCAGTACTATTGTCGCTCTGTACTTTACTGGATGCACCTGAGAACAGAGCTAGACTGCTAAAAGACAG GTCGTTAGCCATAGAGCTGTGTCAAATAATTCACCGCACGGGACTCACCCAAGAAAGTATCGAAGCTCTTCTGTTAGCAGCTGATGTGTTGAGACTGGTCATAGATGGCGCTAGGGAGCAACTTCATGCTAGTATGCAGGCTAAGATCAAAG AACTCGCTCCCAACGAATCAACAGACGGCTCAACACCTCAATCAGTGCTCGAAGTAGTCCACACTCTGGGCGAGGGAGGTCCCACAGGCGACCTCCCTCCCGGCAAGTCGGTAGTCTTCGCCTGCCTTGAAGCGTGCATCTGTCTCCTCGTGAGGAGGCTGCCGGCACTCTCGCCTAAGAAACATGGAGGGGCTGTGGGAGTGATTGGAGTGCCGAAGGGCTTGGGAGTGCATGGTGATACGTTGTTAGTGAAGAGCTTGTCTGCTATGTCTGAGTTGCCCAGTTTGACTAGTCCACAAG GAGCATTATCAATTCTACCAACAATCCTATACCTGGCCACGGAGATACTCCGCGAGAGTAAAGGTTCGGGCGCGGCGGCCGAGGCCGGAGTGGTGCTACTACAGCGAGCGTCCGAGTGCAGAGTGGTCAGACTACACGAACACACGAGACAACAACACGCGCAGTTGTTGCAGAGCGCGCTTGCTAAACTTGTGGAGAGAGTGAAAAGTG atgaGCCAGAGCAACGTATTGAACCAGTGATCGGTGCGCGCGGTATGGCAGTTGTATTGAACAGAGCTGCGCCTGCCCCACCGTTACACTACCCTTGTATCAATCACTTCAGGCAGTGTCTGGAAACTAGTGATAATGAG GTGTTCGCGTCATGTTGCGGCGTGTTGCGCAGCGTGTGGAGCGCCGCGGCGTCGCCCGCCGCCGTGTCGTGGTGGGCGCGCGGCGTGGCGGCCAGGGTCATCGCTAGAGCTGCTGCCGCCAGGAGACCATCTGACATGTCTCATACACGTGCCGCTATGGCCGCCTTCGCCGCGCTCGACGAACTTGTTAATGCTGCTCCTGATTCTGCAC GTATCAAAATGTTATGGCTGCTAGTGCCCATCGTGATCTCATACTTGCGTGAAGGGCCAGAATTAACACGCGCTCCTCCGCATGTCCGCGCTCTCCACGAGTTCGCACTACACTGGCTCACTAGAGTCGGACCTAAACATCCACAG GAATTCAAAACAATGATGCAACAATCATCAGAACTTCGCAGCAAGCTGGAAAACGCTTTGAAAGCGAACCAAGCGAGCGCTCGTTCTGGCCGAGCGTCTCAAACACAACGGCCTGTGTTTGACGCCAAACCGGCCAAGCCGACTATACAACTGAAAACTGACTTCAGCGACTTTAGGTAA